Proteins from one Orenia marismortui DSM 5156 genomic window:
- a CDS encoding L-lactate dehydrogenase, giving the protein MKVVVIGAGMVGSAVIGELLVHGGISEIYLLDLDRDKAEGEILDYSHTTSYNYNPSANLKIGDYHHCKDADLIIMTAGPSIKKGETRIDLAGKNAKVMKDIMKNITRYTKDAIIITVTNPVDIVTYVATEEFDYPRNKVIGTGTIVDSARLMRIIGNKYNLDPKNVFAYMLGEHGATSFAPWSISNICGYTLEDFIKIRGFNINLDKALIEEDTKKIGMEVWRKKGYTNHGIAAGVGRIVKAISLDEKSILPVSVLLKGEYGLEDVALSVPCVVGENGIEKILEFSLTEEELNKLRLSAKSLKDTIAEI; this is encoded by the coding sequence ATGAAAGTAGTTGTGATTGGTGCAGGTATGGTAGGAAGTGCAGTAATTGGTGAATTATTGGTTCATGGTGGCATTTCAGAGATTTATCTATTGGATCTTGATCGTGACAAAGCAGAAGGGGAAATTTTAGACTATTCCCATACAACATCTTATAATTACAATCCAAGTGCAAACTTAAAGATTGGTGATTATCATCATTGTAAAGATGCTGATTTAATAATCATGACAGCAGGACCTAGTATTAAAAAAGGTGAAACTAGAATCGATTTAGCAGGGAAGAATGCTAAAGTTATGAAAGATATAATGAAAAATATTACTAGATATACTAAAGATGCTATTATTATTACTGTTACTAATCCAGTAGATATTGTCACTTATGTGGCAACAGAAGAGTTTGATTATCCTCGGAATAAGGTTATTGGTACAGGAACTATAGTAGATAGTGCTCGTCTAATGAGGATTATTGGAAACAAATATAATTTAGATCCTAAGAATGTCTTCGCCTATATGTTAGGAGAGCATGGTGCAACTTCTTTTGCTCCTTGGAGTATCTCTAATATTTGTGGGTATACTTTAGAAGATTTTATTAAGATAAGAGGCTTTAATATTAATTTAGATAAAGCTCTTATAGAAGAGGATACTAAAAAGATTGGTATGGAGGTTTGGAGGAAGAAAGGATATACAAATCATGGTATAGCTGCTGGAGTTGGTAGAATAGTTAAAGCTATCTCTTTAGATGAAAAGTCTATCTTACCTGTATCAGTACTTCTTAAAGGAGAGTATGGATTAGAAGATGTAGCTTTAAGTGTTCCTTGTGTTGTTGGTGAAAATGGTATTGAGAAGATATTAGAATTTTCTTTAACAGAAGAGGAATTGAATAAACTGAGATTATCAGCTAAGTCATTAAAAGATACAATTGCAGAGATATAA
- a CDS encoding PDZ domain-containing protein, with product MPHLTGWDDLDKTIAYLDRYGAETIRVFLPGYTKYSPESIKFNLSLWNDLRVFIDKCRTKYEVPITLEPSRIVNLDAIISGIIKDSPAAKSKLEIGDKIIKVNDKELFSRVDAFNQILKAANPKLSLERTGRVE from the coding sequence ATGCCACATTTAACTGGTTGGGATGATTTGGATAAGACTATTGCTTATCTAGATAGATATGGAGCTGAAACAATAAGAGTTTTCTTACCTGGTTATACTAAATATAGCCCAGAATCGATAAAATTTAATCTCAGTTTATGGAATGACTTAAGAGTATTTATAGATAAGTGTAGAACTAAGTATGAAGTACCTATTACTTTAGAACCTTCTAGGATAGTTAATTTAGACGCAATTATTAGTGGAATTATTAAAGATTCGCCAGCTGCTAAAAGCAAATTAGAGATTGGCGATAAGATAATAAAGGTTAATGATAAAGAATTATTTTCTAGAGTAGATGCATTCAATCAAATTTTAAAAGCAGCTAATCCTAAGCTATCTTTAGAGCGAACTGGAAGAGTAGAATAG